Part of the Salinimonas iocasae genome, TGAAATGCCAGATTTTTGGGCAGATTGACCCGCTCATAATTTGCGGCCCGTGCGCGGGCATCGGCAATTCTTGATTCTGTCAGCGGATGCGATAAAAGCCGCGCCGGAGGCCGGGAAACTAAACGGTATTGCTCATTCAGGGTTGAGAAAAATCCCGCTGCAGCATTCGGGTCAAACCCGGCGCGGGCTAGCATAGTGATACCAATACGGTCTGCTTCTTCTTCATTAGAGCGGGTGTAATCGATAGCCATTTGCGCCGATGCAGCCTGTGAGCTGGCCAGGGCAGCCATACCTGCTTCAGGACTGGCCAGAGCAAGTAGAAGTCCGCCTACCATGGATGCTAAAGCCAATGGCGCAGAGCGCTGCTGAGCCTGCATCTTTCTGGCAAGGTGACGTTGCGTGACGTGGGCAACTTCGTGAGCCAGAACGGATGCCAGCTCACTTTCATTTTTCGCATTGTGAATCAGGCCCGAGTGAACACCGATATGACCGCCGAAAAACGCAAAGGCGTTGATAGCACCATTGTTTACCCAGAAAAACCGAAACGGAAACTTGGCATTGTCTGCATGGATGACCAGGCGGTTACCTAAGTCCTGCAGGTATTCGTCCAAAACCGGGTCCATGATAAGCGGTGCCTGACCACGGATTTGGCGCATCATGACATCGCCAAGTATCTCTTCTTTATCTAATGACAGCGCATTAGATGCGACCACGCCAATTTCCGGCAAAGCATTTTTATTTTTATAGCTTGCATCCTGCGCCACCACAGACAGACTGCATGCTAACAATAGCAGACCTGCCGTAATGCTTTTTTTCACTAATGATCTCATTACGCCCTTTACAGTGAGTACCGCCTAAGTGATTACCAGCTTAGAGCAGTGATATATCCATAGAGTTTCATTTTTATTGCGATTTATCATTTTGCCGCAGCATTATCCGATTTGCCACCGCAAACCTGCCTTACATCAAATTAAATGGTACTAAACAGTTGTCGGTCCTGAATTTTCTGCCACCGCCATATTGTCAGTTGCTCTGATTTACGGCATAACCTATGATGCGTGCTTTAATCGTTCACACCTGAGTTTTCTACATGAGTTTGATAAGCGTCTTCGGACGTTGGTACCGTCGCAAGTTCTCTGATCCTGATGCAGCAATGTTGCTGATTCTGATTATTCTGACCACTGCTGCCTTACTGTTGTGGGGCGGACTTATCATGCCGGTGCTGGTAGCCGCTGTTATTGCCTATCTTCTTGACTGGCCGGTCAGTCGAATGGTCAGACTCGGGCTGGGCCGGACCATTTCCTGCGTGCTGGTACTCATGGGATTTGTCATTATCAGTATTCTGCTATTGGTCGGCCTGATGCCGGTTATTTCACGCCAGAGCATTAACCTCATTCAGGAAACACCACTAATCTGGCAAAAAGCGCAGGACTGGATTTTAACCTTACCGGAAAAATACCCTGATTATGTTCAGGTTTATCAGATTCATCAGATGATGGAAGGGTTGAACGATAAACTTGTGGAGGTGGGTGAGCAACTTATCTCCGCATCTGTCAGTTCACTGGGAGATGTCGCAGCGTTGCTGGTTTATCTGATTCTGGTGCCGTTGATGGTGTTTTTCATGCTGAAAGACAAAATGTTTTTTGTCCATAGCATATCTTCTGTGCTGCCTCGTGAAAGACGACTTATTACGCAGGTCGGGCAGGAGATGAATATTCAGATAGCCAATTATATTCGCGGTAAAGTTATCGAGATAGTAATTGTCGGCGCTGTGTCCTGCATTACCTTTGTGCTGATGGATTTACGGTATGCAATGCTATTGGGGGTACTGGTAGGACTTTCAGTGTTGATTCCGTATATCGGCGCTGCAGTGGTCACCATTCCGGTAGCGGTTGTGGCGATGTTCCAGTGGGGAATTACTCCCGAGTTCTGGTACCTGATGATCGCCTACAGCATTATACAGGCGCTTGATGGCAACCTGCTGGTTCCGGTGCTTTTTTCTGAAGCAGTCAGCCTTCATCCGCTTTACATCATCATCGCCGTGCTGTTCTTTGGTGGTTTATGGGGCTTCTGGGGGGTATTTTTCGCCATCCCGCTGGCCACTTTGGTCAAAGCCTTAATTACCGCCTGGAGCAGCAATCCTCCGGCTCAGCAACACCCAGCCTGAAAGACCTTAGGTGGCCCGTGCTAAAACGGGTCACCGTCTGTTATGCATTCTTCATTTTTTGGTAAATCTATCTTTGGGGTATATCAGTATAAACCTTGATTTAATCAAGGTTATTCCCTTTTTCTGATGTATTGGGCATATCCGATAAGGAGAACTCCGTGATCGCATTTACGCTCAATGATCAGACCATACAGTATGATGGCGACCCGAATACACCACTGCTTTGGGTAATCAGAGACCGTGCCGGGCTCACCGGTACAAAATATGGCTGCGGTATTTCGCAATGTGGTGCCTGTACCGTTCATGTAAACGGTATGACGAAACGAAGCTGTGTTACCCCTGTGTCCGGCATTGCTGACCAGCATGTAACGACAGTCGAAGGCGTAGAGGGTAAGGAAGCAGAGGCCATTCAGATAGCCTGGATTGAGAAAGATGTTCCCCAGTGTGGTTATTGCCAGTCTGGTCAGGTAATGTCAGCAGTTGCTCTGCTTAAGCAAAAGCCCAATCCCTCTGATGAAGATATTGATAATGCAATGGCCGGTAATATTTGTCGCTGTGCCACCTATCAGCGTATCCGGCAGGCTATTCATTCTGCCGCCAGGCAGATGGAGGATAGCGAATGAGTACCGTCGAAAATCAGTCACGTCGTCATTTTCTGGCAGGTAGCAGTCTGGTTATTGGTTTCGCCCTGGCGCCCAAGGCTATGGCCTTGAGCAGTAAAACTAAGCTGGCTCAGGGGGCTAAGACAGAGCAGCAGCAACTTAACGCTTTCGTGATAGTTTCCCCGGATAATACAGTTACCGTGTTGTCAAAGCATCTCGAAATGGGTCAGGGGCCTTATACAGGACTCACGCAATTGGTCGCTGAAGAACTGGATGCCGACTGGTCGCAGATGCGGGCAACGGCTTCTCCGGCGGATGACAAAATTTACGCCAATACTGTATTTGGTATGCAGGGAACCGGTGGGTCGACAGCCATCGCTAATTCCTACGAGCAATTTCGCCGTGCCGGCGCCACCGCAAAAGCCATGCTGGTGGCTGCAGCTGCTGCTCGCTGGCAGGTACCCACCAATAGTTTAAATGTTAAAGGAGGTGTGGTCAGCGACCCGTCTTCGGATCGTCAGGCAACCTTTGGCGAGCTGGCAAAAGATGCGGCAATGCTAAACCCGCCCTCAGACGTCTCAC contains:
- a CDS encoding (2Fe-2S)-binding protein — its product is MIAFTLNDQTIQYDGDPNTPLLWVIRDRAGLTGTKYGCGISQCGACTVHVNGMTKRSCVTPVSGIADQHVTTVEGVEGKEAEAIQIAWIEKDVPQCGYCQSGQVMSAVALLKQKPNPSDEDIDNAMAGNICRCATYQRIRQAIHSAARQMEDSE
- the bepA gene encoding beta-barrel assembly-enhancing protease, giving the protein MRSLVKKSITAGLLLLACSLSVVAQDASYKNKNALPEIGVVASNALSLDKEEILGDVMMRQIRGQAPLIMDPVLDEYLQDLGNRLVIHADNAKFPFRFFWVNNGAINAFAFFGGHIGVHSGLIHNAKNESELASVLAHEVAHVTQRHLARKMQAQQRSAPLALASMVGGLLLALASPEAGMAALASSQAASAQMAIDYTRSNEEEADRIGITMLARAGFDPNAAAGFFSTLNEQYRLVSRPPARLLSHPLTESRIADARARAANYERVNLPKNLAFHLARARIMARYTFDEKFSLEYFQAAVEKNDFPMAEAARYGLALAYLRNNKPQLARPIIESLLDEHEENLFYLDAATDISLAEEKYEEATQRLAPHLSRTPRNQVLALNQANALIEGGQYQQAILILKDFLMVNEEYEVAYQLLTEAYKRSRDRKDMHQSKAEVYALNGAYQRAIDELQFAYNFTGESHLEKQKIRARIKQLRDDEERLKRL
- a CDS encoding AI-2E family transporter yields the protein MISVFGRWYRRKFSDPDAAMLLILIILTTAALLLWGGLIMPVLVAAVIAYLLDWPVSRMVRLGLGRTISCVLVLMGFVIISILLLVGLMPVISRQSINLIQETPLIWQKAQDWILTLPEKYPDYVQVYQIHQMMEGLNDKLVEVGEQLISASVSSLGDVAALLVYLILVPLMVFFMLKDKMFFVHSISSVLPRERRLITQVGQEMNIQIANYIRGKVIEIVIVGAVSCITFVLMDLRYAMLLGVLVGLSVLIPYIGAAVVTIPVAVVAMFQWGITPEFWYLMIAYSIIQALDGNLLVPVLFSEAVSLHPLYIIIAVLFFGGLWGFWGVFFAIPLATLVKALITAWSSNPPAQQHPA